A segment of the Halovivax limisalsi genome:
ATGCACGCCGCGAGCCTCGGCCTCGGCGAGACCCAGGCCGTCGCCTGGACGCCCAGAGTCGGGCTCGCGCTGGCCTACCTGGTCCTGATCGCCGGCACCGTCGGCTACCTGCTGTACTTCCACCTGCTCGACGCACTCGGCTCCGTGGAGCTGACCCTGGTCAACTACGTCATCCCGGTCGTCGCCGCCGCGACCGGCTGGCTCGTTCTCGACGAAGGGATCGAGGTGACGACGGTCGTCGGCTTCGTGGTCGTCCTCGCCGGCTTCGCCCTCGTGAAGCGACGCGCGCTTCGGTCGCTGCTCCGGCGATACGGCGACGCGAGGCTCGCGGAGCCGACCGGGTCACAGGACGACTGACGGGTTCCGTGACGAGTAACGGAATCAGCGGACCGCGACCGGACTCGCCTCGATCCGGGTGATGATACCCAGGACGTGCTCGTGGACGTCGATCAACGGAAGGCCCGCATCGCGGACGAGTTCGACGGGGTCCTGATTCCACCGACAGCCGTGCTTCTCGTAGTGGGCCTCGGCACGCCAGTCGAGGAAGCGATCGATCGGTCCGACGTCGCTCCGGCCGTGTTCGAGGAGGAGAATCCGGCCGTCCGGCTTGCAGACCCGTTGCATCTCGCGGAGCGCCGCCACGGGGTCGGGAAAGGTACACGTCGACAGCGCCGAGATGACGGTGTCGAAACTGTCGTCCGGATAGGCCAGTTGCTGGGCGTCCATCCGGACCAGCTCGCCGTCCCGATCGAGCCGATCGAGTTCACGCCGTGCCGCCGCCAGCATCTCCGGACTGATGTCGACGCCGACGAGATCGGTCGAAACGGGGAGAAACGCGAAGTTCGTCCCCCCGCCGCAGGCGACGTCGAGGACGCGACCCGCCGCGTCGCCGAACTGGCGGCGCCGGTACCGGCCGGTGAGTTTGCGGTCGAGCCAGCGCATCCGCTCCATGGTGTCGGCCTGGTCCGCGTAGATCGACGCGATATCGGATGCCGTCTTCGGGTGATCGGTCGGCGCCCGCGCGCCCGCCCCGACAGTCGGCGCCGTTTCCGCCGGCTCGCTCGCGGTCTCGTCCGAAGAAGCTTCGTTGGTCACGACGGATCGCTCTCGGGTGTCGACTCGCTCCCCGGCGGCAAAAACGCACCGACTGGTCGGACTAGTTACAGTAGTCGGCGACGGCGGCCGCCCGGTCGGAGGATGGGCCCTCGCGCTCCCGTCTCGTGGAGACGGCGCCCACTCACAGCGAGGCGGCGACGTCCTCCGCGAAGTAGGTCAGGATCAGGTCTGCACCCGCGCGCTTGATCGAGAGCAGCGATTCGCGGGCGGTCTCCTCGAGGTCGAGCCAGCCGTTCTCGGCCGCGGCGTGGAGCATGGCGTACTCGCCCGAGACGTTGTACGCCGCGACGGGGTGATCAAACTCCCGGCGGACGTCCGCGACGACGTCGAGGTACGGCAGGGCGGGTTTGACCATCAGCACGTCGGCCCCTTCCTCGACGTCGAGGGCGACCTCACGCCGGGCCTCCCGCGCGTTCGCGGGGTCCATCTGGTAGTGGCGGCGGTCGCCGAAGGCCGGGGCGCCGTCGGCGGCGTCGCGGAACGGGCCGTAGAAGGCGCTCTCGTACTTCGCCGCGTAGGACATGATCGGGACCGATTCGAACCCCGCGCGGTCGAGGCCCTCGCGGATCGCCCCGACCATGCCGTCCATCGACGCGCTCGGGGCGACGACGTGCGCACCCGCTTCGGCGTGCGAAACGGCGATCCGGGCCAGCGACTCGATGGCCGCGTCGTTGTCGACGGTGAGCGCGGGTCCGGCATGGTCGTCCGGAGCCCCCACCGGCGGCTCCGCCGTCGTGTCGGCCTCGGCCGACCGAGCACCACCGCCGCCGTCGGCGTCCAGCCCCTCCTCCAGCGGGCCACAGTGACCGTGATCGGTGTACTCGCAGAGGCAGACGTCGGTGAAGACGGTCGCGTCGGTCTCGGCCGTGATTCGACGAACCGCCTCCTGGACGACGCCGTCTTCGGCCCAGGCGCGGGTGCCCGCCGGGTCCTTCGATCGTGGGATTCCGAAGACCATGACCGCCTCGACGCCGGCGTCGCGGACGTCCTCGACGCGGGCGACGGCGTCGTCGATCGGGACGCGGTCGTGGCCGGGCATCGACTCGATCGGGCGGCGCTCGTCGG
Coding sequences within it:
- a CDS encoding class I SAM-dependent methyltransferase, yielding MTNEASSDETASEPAETAPTVGAGARAPTDHPKTASDIASIYADQADTMERMRWLDRKLTGRYRRRQFGDAAGRVLDVACGGGTNFAFLPVSTDLVGVDISPEMLAAARRELDRLDRDGELVRMDAQQLAYPDDSFDTVISALSTCTFPDPVAALREMQRVCKPDGRILLLEHGRSDVGPIDRFLDWRAEAHYEKHGCRWNQDPVELVRDAGLPLIDVHEHVLGIITRIEASPVAVR
- the hemB gene encoding porphobilinogen synthase; the protein is MDLTHRPRRLRSDPVRDLVRETSLSPADFIAPIFVDATTDERRPIESMPGHDRVPIDDAVARVEDVRDAGVEAVMVFGIPRSKDPAGTRAWAEDGVVQEAVRRITAETDATVFTDVCLCEYTDHGHCGPLEEGLDADGGGGARSAEADTTAEPPVGAPDDHAGPALTVDNDAAIESLARIAVSHAEAGAHVVAPSASMDGMVGAIREGLDRAGFESVPIMSYAAKYESAFYGPFRDAADGAPAFGDRRHYQMDPANAREARREVALDVEEGADVLMVKPALPYLDVVADVRREFDHPVAAYNVSGEYAMLHAAAENGWLDLEETARESLLSIKRAGADLILTYFAEDVAASL